One genomic window of Quercus lobata isolate SW786 chromosome 9, ValleyOak3.0 Primary Assembly, whole genome shotgun sequence includes the following:
- the LOC115960509 gene encoding uncharacterized protein PAM68-like: protein MKTLIFTSQTPLYLSNLPPWKPKSPATLNPTTLQKLNHSTITTRPHAKGFTGNAPVTTKETIKESKKNNNNNDEEELPEVVVYRIIGRILAFVGLPMALGLALLKVFGSMKEQNLWDVPRWMPFMTTLITFGASTMGIAYGSLSSSWDPEKKGSILGFEQAQKNWVEVWKEDDESQ from the coding sequence ATGAAAACCCTCATCTTTACATCACAAACCCCACTCTACCTTTCAAATCTTCCTCCATGGAAGCCCAAAAGCCCAGCAACCCTCAACCCCACAACCTTGCAAAAACTAAACCATTCCACAATCACAACTCGACCACATGCCAAAGGCTTTACTGGTAATGCACCGGTCACCACAAAAGAGACTATTAAAGAGtccaaaaaaaacaataacaataatgatGAAGAAGAACTTCCAGAAGTCGTGGTTTACAGAATTATAGGGAGAATTTTGGCCTTTGTGGGGTTGCCAATGGCGTTGGGTTTGGCATTGTTGAAAGTTTTTGGGTCGATGAAGGAGCAAAATTTGTGGGATGTGCCACGATGGATGCCTTTCATGACAACATTGATAACTTTCGGGGCTTCAACTATGGGAATTGCATATGGGTCACTGTCTTCAAGTTGGGATCCAGAGAAGAAAGGATCGATTCTTGGGTTTGAACAAGCTCAAAAGAATTGGGTTGAGGTGTGGAAGGAGGACGATGAGAGCCAATAA